The Pseudomonas cavernicola DNA segment CGGTGCGCCTGCTGTGGCGCAAGCTCGAGGGCGGGGCGGGGAGTGCGTAGGTTGGTGCTGAGCCGAAGGCGATGCCCAACAACCGGCCTGCAAGGCTGGGGCTTTTAGGTGGTTGCTGAGCGCCGGGAGTCGCGGGCGACTCCCTGTTGGGCATCACTGCGTTCAGCGCCAACCTACGTTTTTTAAGTGTCGCGCCGGGCGCTGGACGGACGGTCGCAGCGGATACTCGCCAGCCCAGGCTTTGCGGTATACTGCGCGGCCTTTGGCCGGCCTCGCACCGGCCCTGGTCTTTCACACAGAAAGCCATTCGCCAACAAGCCACGCCTGGTCTCCAGCGTGGCTTGTTAGCTTTTGCCGCGCCTGCGGGCGCCCAATGAAGAAGAGGCACGACGATGAGCGCACTGGTTGGCGTGATCATGGGCTCCAAGTCCGACTGGTCCACCCTTAGCCACACCGCCGAAATGCTGGACAAACTGGGCATTCCCTACGAGGTCAAGGTGGTTTCTGCCCACCGTACCCCGGACTTGCTCTTCCAGTACGCCGAACAGGCGGACGCACGCGGCATCCAGGTGATCATCGCCGGTGCCGGTGGCGCAGCCCACTTGCCGGGCATGTGCGCCGCCAAGACGCACTTGCCGGTGCTTGGTGTGCCGGTGCAGTCGTCGATGCTCTCGGGCGTCGATTCACTGCTGTCGATCGTGCAGATGCCCGCGGGCATTCCGGTCGCTACCCTGGCCATCGGCAAAGCCGGCGCGGTCAATGCTGCACTGCTGGCGGCGAGCATCCTCGGCCACCAGCATCCGCAGTTCCATGCCGCGCTGAAGCAGTTCCGCACTGAGCAGACGGATAGCGTGCTGGACAATCCAGACCCACGTGAGGCCTGAGAGCCCCTTCCATCAGGGCTGCGACGCGGCGCAGTTGAGCGCCGTCCGCTGCTCGGAATGCTCATTTACTCGCGTGTAAACTCCGCTTCCTGCGCTGCGTGCGCCGCTCAACTGCTTGGTCTCGCCACCTACTGAAAGGGGCTCTATAAATGAAAATCGGTGTAATCGGTGGCGGCCAGCTGGGTCGTATGTTGGCTCTGGCGGGCACTCCGCTAGGGATGAATTTCGCCTTCCTCGACCCGGCGCCGGATGCTTGCGCCGCCGCCCTCGGCGAGCATATCCGCGCCGATTACAGCGACCAGGATCACCTGCGTCAGTTGGCCGACGAAGTGGATCTGGTGACCTTCGAGTTCGAGAGCGTGCCGGCGGAAACCGTGGCCTTCCTCTCGCAGTTCGTGCCGGTCTACCCGAGCGCTGAAGCGCTGCGCATCGCCCGTGACCGCTGGTTCGAAAAGAGCTTGTTCAAGGAGCTCGGCATCCCCACGCCGGAGTTTGCCGACATTCAGTCGCAGGCGGATCTCGACGCCGCCGTCGCCCGTATCAGCCTGCCGGCGGTGCTGAAAACCCGCACCCTCGGCTACGACGGCAAGGGCCAGAAGGTCCTGCGCAAAGCGGCCGATGTGACCGGTGCCTTCGCCGAACTGGGCAGCGTGCCGTGCCTGCTTGAAGGTTTCGTGTCGTTTAGCGGCGAAGTCTCGCTGGTCGCCGTGCGCGCACGCGATGGCGAAACGCGCTTCTATCCGCTGGTGCATAACACCCACGAGAACGGCATTCTCTGCTTGTCCATCGCCAGCAGCGCGCATCCGTTGCAGGCGCTGGCGGAAGACTATGTTGGCCGGGTGCTGACCAAGCTCGACTATGTCGGCGTGCTGGCGTTCGAATTTTTCGAAGTCGACGGTGGCCTCAAGGCCAACGAAATCGCCCCGCGCGTGCACAACTCCGGGCACTGGACTATCGAAGGCGCCGAGTGCAGCCAGTTCGAAAACCATCTGCGCGCCGTCGCCGGCCTACCGCTGGGCTCGACTGAGAAAGTCGGGGAAAGCGCCATGCTCAACTTCATCGGCGAGGTGCCGGACGTTGCCAAGGTGATCAGCATTGAAGACTGCCACCTGCACCACTACGGCAAGGCCTTCAAGGTGGGGCGTAAAGTCGGTCACGCCACCCTGCGCAGCGCCGACCGCGCCACGCTGGACCGGCAGATCACCGCGGTTGAAACGCTGATCGGCAAAGCCTGAGCCCGACCTTCTTTAGAAAAGGCCGGATTGCCGCTAGGCGCGTGTAGATGGAACCTCCGTGGCGCTCACTCGTCTGATGGCAAGGTGCCCGAGCCACGACTAGGCTCAGGCACTAGAACCCGCTCAAGCTCTGCGTCGCTCGCGACGACCTTGAACAGGCTCTTAGCCAATCACACGGAGGGAATGCTATGGGCATCATCGGAACCATCATCATCGGCTTGTTGGCCGGCTTGGTCGCACGCTTCCTCAAACCCGGCGACGACAGCATGGGCTGGATCATGACCATCCTGCTCGGCATCGGCGGCTCGCTGGCAGCCACCTACGGCGGCCAAGCACTGGGTTTCTACCAGGCCGGGCAGGCTGCCGGGTTTATCGGCGCGGTAGTCGGTGCCGTCATCCTGTTGGTGCTCTACAGCGTGGTCAAAAAGAGCTAAATCTCTCTGGCTCAGCCCTCTCCCGCCAGGGAGGGGTGCTGGCAACATGCCGCACGCATACCTGTGAGTCTTACCCCGTTTTTCCTTCGAGCTTTGCCATGCGCCGTTTGCTTCTGATGACCCTGTTGCTGCTCAGCGGCCTTGCCCACGCCGAACTGCCGGAAACCGACTGGCTCGAGCTGATGCCCAACTCCGACCAGAAAGCCCTTGAGGCCATGCCGGAGATCAGCCACGACACACCCGAGGCGAATGGCACTTTCAACGGCAAGGGCGGGCTAAAGCAGGAAAAAGGCTTGCCGGCGGTCATGTACTCGGCCAAGACCGTGTCCGCCATGAACGGCAAACAGATCCGCCTCGGCGGCTATCCCGTGCCACTGGAAACCGACGGCAAAGGCCGCAGCACCCTATTCTTCCTCGTCCCTTACCCTGGTGCCTGCATCCACGTCCCGCCACCGCCACCCAACCAACTGGTACTGGTGCGCTACCCCAAGGGCTTGAAACTGGACGACATCTACACCCCACTCTGGGTGAGCGGCACGCTGAAGGTCGAGCAGGTCAGTAATGATCTGGCCGATGCGGCGTATGCGCTGGATGCGAGCAAGGTGCGGGTGGTAGTGGACACCGATCTGTAGCCAGCCGATCACTCGGTTTCGCTGAAGGTCGCAGCACTTTCCAAAACCACATCGGCAAAAAACAACTCAGTCGGGGGGCCAAAACCAGCAGATCCCCCCATCGGCGGACAAGGCTTCGCGGCGTCATGACACGCCTACCAACGCAACGCGAAGGCATTGTCCGCCCCCAACTGGATGCTACAGCCCAGGCGTGCGCACTCGCGCGACAGGGTGTCGTGCAGCCATTGACGGTCATCCCCTTCGGCACGGCAGATGCGAAAGCGGCGGAGGCGGGTGGGTATCAGGTCGAGCGACTGCAGGCGCCCGCTCGGGTCCAGCGCGGCGAAATACATAAGCCCCAGGTCGCCGCGAAAGGCTGTGTGGCCCTCGATGCCTTCGTAATCGTTCAGCAGATCACCGCAGCCATAGAGAATCAGGTGTTCGCGGTACACCTCGATGCCTTTGATGTGGTGTGAGGAATGCCCGTGCACCAGATCGACTCCGGCCTTGTCGATTAAGGCATGGGCGAACCGGACCTGCTCCTGCGGGATATCGAACCCCCAGTTGCCACCCCAGTGAATGGAGGCGACCACCAGATCCCCCGGGCTTTTACCCTCGAGAATTCGTTTGGCCACAGGGCGCAGGCTTTGCCTCGACAGATCCTCCAGCCGCGCGACGCCCGCATGCCTATCTGTGGCGACCCAGTCCGGTGGAATGCCGCTGTCGGGTGTACCGAGGCCGTACACCAGCAAGCGCCGCCCGCCAGGCTGCGGCAGCACGGCGGGCGCTTCGGCAGATTGCCGGTCGTGCCCGGCGCCGGCGCTGCACATGCCGTTGCTCGATAGTGTATCCAGCGTCTCGGCCAGGCCGGCTGTCCCCCAGTCAAGCACATGGTTGTTGGCCAGCACGCAGCAGTCGATGCCGGCTGCGCTGATGGCCGGGAAGTTCTCCGGGCTCATGCGGTAATTGATGCCCTTTTGCTCCGGTCGGCCGTGGCGGGACACCGCAGTTTCCAGATTGATGATGCGTACCTGTGGCTGGCGAAGTCCGAACTCATCCAGCGCATCGCCCCAGACATAGGTGAAATCGACTGGGTGCGGAATCGAGCCATTGAGTCTTTCTGCCAGCTGGACGTAAACGCCGGCATTCTTGACGTAGGCTTCGTAAAGTCGCGGATCGCCAGGGTGCGGCAGCACTGAGTCGATGCCGCGAGCGGTCATGACGTCGCCGGCGAGAAACAGCTTCAGCGTATCGGTCACAACTGCCATGGGCACCCTCCCGATTAGCTCACCTGCGGCCCCATCACAACGATAATCACGCCTTAACTATAGCTAGCCAGCCGGCCGCCTCTTCAGTGCATCCAGAGTCAGACTAAAAGAGGGGCGTACCCTTTGAGCGCGTCGGTGAGCACCGACATAAAGAAAAAGGTTCTTCACGGATTGCCGGGGGGCATGGGGGCTAACACCGGATCGGCAAGATGGTGCTGTCTTGTCGTTTGGTGTCATTGGGCGCTTGCCGTGCTGGCTGACAGTCCGGTTTCGCCCTGCTGGGCGAGTTTCTTTTGGCATTGCCCCAAAAGAAACCAAAAGGTCTAGCCCCGGCATCCGGCCCGCCTGCGGCGGGTTCCCTCTCTCCATCGTCGCTCCGGGGGTACGCCGCGAAGGGCCGTCCCTGGCCCATCGCGGCTCTCGCGGCATCCCTGCCGCTCAACCCCCTCCACAACGATTCCGTTCGGCCTCCTGAAGGGGCTCTGTCCCCGCCCCACTTTTTGTCTCAAATCCACCAGGCAGCTGTTGGCACCAGGTAGTTTTAAAAAAAACTTGCAGGCGACACCCCGGGGCCCCGTCAGGAGGCCGAGTGGAGGTACTGCGCAGGGGGACGCGAGGCAGGACGCCGAGCGAGGCACGATGGGACAGGGACGTCCCTTCGTGGCGTGCCCCCGGAGCAGTGCCGAAGCGAGGGCAGTCGGAGCGCAGCGAAGACCCGGATGCCGGGGGGCGCTTTCTTTTGCTTACTTTTCTTTGTGCAAAACAAAGAAAAGTGAGGCGCCCGAGGGGGCGCAACCAGAAGCATCAGCCAGCGCGCTAAAAGGCCCGGGCACTGCTTCAAGGCCAACAAACAGCAAGGCTCTTGCAACTATCTTGCCTATCCGGTGTGAGCCACCATCCCGGAATTTCGTGAAGAATCAAGAAAAGGGGCGCCTCGTGCGCCCCCTTATCCATCAAGGCAACGCTCGTTACCTCGGTTGTGCCACCACGCGCAGATAGGGTTTCAGCGTCTTGAAGCCCTGCGGGTATTTCTTCCGGGCCTCCTCGTCGGACACCGAGGTGGGAATGATCACATCCTCGCCCGGCTTCCAGTTCACCGGGGTGGCGACGGTGTGCTTGGCGTTCAACTGCAATGAATCGAGCAGGCGCAAGACTTCGTCGAAGTTGCGCCCGGCGCTCATCGGATAGACCAGCATCGCCTTGACCTTCTTGTCCGGGCCGATGATGAACACCGAGCGCACCGTGGCGTTGTCCACGGCGGTGCGCGCTCCGCCGCTGGCATTCGGGTGGATCATGTCGTAGAGCTTCGCCACCACCAGATTCTCATCGCCGATCATCGGATAGTTGACCGCATGGCCCTGGGTCTCCTGGATGTCGCCGACCCAGGCTCGGTGGTCGCTGACCGGGTCGACGCTGAGCCCGACTATCTTGGTGTCGCGTTTGTCGAACTCCGGCTTGAGCTTGGCCATATAACCGAGCTCGGTGGTGCAGACAGGGGTGAAATCCTTCGGATGCGAGAACAGGATGGCCCAGTGGTTGCCGATCCACTCGTGGAAGCGGAGGGTCCCTTCAGTGCTTTCGGCGGTGAAATCCGGCGCTTCGTCGCCAATGCGAATGGCCATGGTCGACCTCCTTGCAGGTGATGGAGATGGGGTGGTTGCCGACGCTGCGGCAGTCGTTCCGACCAGGCTGGCGTAGCCGCGTCGAACCTGTCGGCGCGAAACAGTATAGGCCCCTTAGCGCAGTGCGCCCGCTCGGCTGATGGGTGTCCGCGGTTCGCCGGACTTCCCATTCTCTTGCAGCGCCATCCTGGTGTTCAGCCGACTTCCTGGCTCAACCAGTCGAAGAACGCCTTGACCGGCGGGTGGCGCTCGCGACCGGGGACGCAGAGGGCAGTGTAGCCCGCGCCGGGCACGGTCACTTCGGGGCGATAGGGCAGCAGCAGGCCATTGTCGAGGCTCTCCGAGACAAGGATCGAACTGGCCAGCACCAGGCCCTGGCCGGCGATGGCCGCCTGTAGGGCGTAATGCTCCTCGTCGTATTCGCGCAGGGTCGCCTGCTCCAGCAGCCGCTCCTCGCCCGCCGCTGCACACCAGGCCTTCCAACTCCGGTCATAGAGGGCGGAATTGCGCCAGCGCACGGTGATCAGGGTTGGGGTCGTTTGCTCTGCACTGGCGACCAGGGCCGGAGCGCCGTAGACGGCGAAACGCTCGTCCAGCAGGCATTGGCTGTGCAGCTTGGGGTAGTCGGCGAAGCCATAGCGGAGCACCAAATCGACGCTGGCATCCTGATGCAGGTCCAGCAGTGCGGTGCTGGTGTCGAGGCGCAGGTTGATGCCGGGGTGCGCAGCGTAGAAACGCCCCAGACGGGGGATCAGCCAGAGTGCGGCGAAGGCTGGCGTGGTCGACAGGGTCAGGCTGCCCGTGCTGCGTTGCGGGCGCAGGCTGTCGAGGGTCTGGGCCATGTCGAGAAAGGCGCCGTGCAGACTGTGGAACAGCCTTTCGCCACCTTCGGTGAGGCGCACGCAGCGGGGTAAACGCTCGAAAAGCGGGACGCCCAGCCAGCTCTCCAGCGACTTGATCTGATGGGAGACCGCCGTGGGGGTGACAGCAAGCTCCTGCGCTGCGGCCTTGAAGCTCAGCTGGCGGGCGGCCGACTCGAAGGTTCGGAGCGCGGTCAACGGCAGGGCGGCGAACATGCGGGCGTCCTCGGGTGAATTGAATTCATCCGGATAAAGTAATCCTCATTTGTCCGATACCGCCAGGGCGAATAGCTTGGCTCCTGTGGTTTCAAGAGGCCTCAAGCGTTTGGCGAGGCCGTTCAGGCAGGAGAAAGCGATGAAAAAAATTCTGGCGGTTCAGGGTAGCCCACGGGGTGAACGTTCCCATTCACGGCGTCTGGTCGAGGCTTTCCTACAGGCCTACGCGGCCGAACAGGGCGATACGCAGTTGCTGCGGCGCGAGGTGGGCCGGGCGGACCTGCCGCATATCAGCGAGGCCTGGATCGCCGCGGCCTTCCATCCCCAACCCGATCAACGGCCGCTGGCCATGCAGGCCGATCTGGCGCTGAGCGATGAGCTGGTCGACGAACTGTTCGCCGCCGACCGGCTGGTGATCTCGGCGCCCATGTACAACTTCGGCATCCCCAGTGGGCTGAAGGCCTGGGTCGATCAGATCGTGCGGATCGGCCGCACCTTCGACTTCACCCCGGATGATCCCGAGAGCCAGTACAAGCCGCGTGTGCTGGGCAAGAAGGCGCTGATCGTCACCACTCGTGGCGATCGCGGTTACGGATCGGGCGGGGTGAATGCGCACCTGAATCATGCGGATGTCTATCTGCGTGCGGTGCTGGGCCTTATCGGCATCATCGACGTGACGGTCATAGCGGTGGAAAACGACGAGTTCGGCGGGCTGGCTTTCGAAGCGTCCTTCCGGGCCGCGGAGAGTGCCCTGGCTGAGCTCGCCGCCCGCTTCTGAGGAGAAAGAACATGTCCTGGTTATTTCTGCTGGTCGCGGCGGTATTCGAGGTGGTGTTCGCCCTCAGCATGAAATATGCGGCCGGCTTCACCCGTCTGTGGCCGAGTCTATTGACCGTGCTGGCGGCGGTTGGCGGAATCTACTTCCTCACCCTGGCGATGCGCGAGCTGCCCGTGAGCATCGCCTATCCGTTGTGGACAGCCGTGGGTACGCTGGGGACGGTCGTGCTGGGGGCGTTATTGCTCGGCGAGTCCTTCACCCCCGTCAAGCTGCTCTCGGTTGCCTTGATCGTCGCGGGAGTGGCGGGGCTGAAATGAGTCGAACGGTGATCACTCGGCCGCTATCCAGGCCGGGGACGGTCCGCATGACCGCGCGACGGGGGTTGCCGAAGCTGCTTGATCAGCTTCGGCAACCGACTCGACTCTGACACTATTCCATTCATACCGGACATGCCGATTCAGGGTGGCAAGGGCCGTAATTATCCGTTGCTCAACGGCTCCGCCCACAACGTCACCGCCATGCTCTGCTGTTCGCCGGCGGCGAGCTGCAGTACATCGTCCAACACGTTCGCGGTTTCGATGCAGAGCATGCGTTGCCAGGCGTCATCGGCGAACTGGCTGAGGCGTTGGGCTTTGTCGATCCATGGGTTCCACAGCACGGCTGAGTGCGAGCCGCTGGTGTGTAGCTGAATCCGTCGCTTCCAGCCGGGGTCGAGGATGCTGAGTTGGGCCGGGGTATTCAGGTAGATACGATCCGTCTCGCCGCGAAAGTGCAGGGCGCCGCTTTGTTGGCAGGGCAGCCAGCTTTCGAGTGTTTCGATGTAGTGGGTGCCGGCTAAGCCTTCGACGCTGGCTTGCCGGATGTCGCTGACGGCGAAGTAGGTGTGCAGCGCTTGGCTCAGGGCGACCGGGGTGTCGCCCAGGTTATGGCTGGTCAGGCTTAGGCTCAGGCGGTCGTCGAGGTGGATGCTTAGTTGCAGTTCGACCGCGTGAGGCCAGCCCGGCAGGCTGTCATGCGCTGAGCTAAAGGTGAAGTCCAGGCGCACGGCTGAATCTTCGGTGTCGATGCCGAGCAACTCCCAGTCCAGCCCGCGCACTGGACCGTGGGCCGGCACGCCGATTCTGCCGCCTTGGTGCATCGCCTGTACGCTGGGCGGGTTGCGCGCCAGGTCGCCAAACCAGGGCCAGCACACCGGCACTCCGCCGCGTACCGATTGGCCCTTCTTATAGGCCG contains these protein-coding regions:
- the purE gene encoding 5-(carboxyamino)imidazole ribonucleotide mutase, which gives rise to MSALVGVIMGSKSDWSTLSHTAEMLDKLGIPYEVKVVSAHRTPDLLFQYAEQADARGIQVIIAGAGGAAHLPGMCAAKTHLPVLGVPVQSSMLSGVDSLLSIVQMPAGIPVATLAIGKAGAVNAALLAASILGHQHPQFHAALKQFRTEQTDSVLDNPDPREA
- a CDS encoding 5-(carboxyamino)imidazole ribonucleotide synthase; protein product: MKIGVIGGGQLGRMLALAGTPLGMNFAFLDPAPDACAAALGEHIRADYSDQDHLRQLADEVDLVTFEFESVPAETVAFLSQFVPVYPSAEALRIARDRWFEKSLFKELGIPTPEFADIQSQADLDAAVARISLPAVLKTRTLGYDGKGQKVLRKAADVTGAFAELGSVPCLLEGFVSFSGEVSLVAVRARDGETRFYPLVHNTHENGILCLSIASSAHPLQALAEDYVGRVLTKLDYVGVLAFEFFEVDGGLKANEIAPRVHNSGHWTIEGAECSQFENHLRAVAGLPLGSTEKVGESAMLNFIGEVPDVAKVISIEDCHLHHYGKAFKVGRKVGHATLRSADRATLDRQITAVETLIGKA
- a CDS encoding GlsB/YeaQ/YmgE family stress response membrane protein, yielding MGIIGTIIIGLLAGLVARFLKPGDDSMGWIMTILLGIGGSLAATYGGQALGFYQAGQAAGFIGAVVGAVILLVLYSVVKKS
- a CDS encoding DUF3299 domain-containing protein, with the translated sequence MRRLLLMTLLLLSGLAHAELPETDWLELMPNSDQKALEAMPEISHDTPEANGTFNGKGGLKQEKGLPAVMYSAKTVSAMNGKQIRLGGYPVPLETDGKGRSTLFFLVPYPGACIHVPPPPPNQLVLVRYPKGLKLDDIYTPLWVSGTLKVEQVSNDLADAAYALDASKVRVVVDTDL
- a CDS encoding CapA family protein, which translates into the protein MAVVTDTLKLFLAGDVMTARGIDSVLPHPGDPRLYEAYVKNAGVYVQLAERLNGSIPHPVDFTYVWGDALDEFGLRQPQVRIINLETAVSRHGRPEQKGINYRMSPENFPAISAAGIDCCVLANNHVLDWGTAGLAETLDTLSSNGMCSAGAGHDRQSAEAPAVLPQPGGRRLLVYGLGTPDSGIPPDWVATDRHAGVARLEDLSRQSLRPVAKRILEGKSPGDLVVASIHWGGNWGFDIPQEQVRFAHALIDKAGVDLVHGHSSHHIKGIEVYREHLILYGCGDLLNDYEGIEGHTAFRGDLGLMYFAALDPSGRLQSLDLIPTRLRRFRICRAEGDDRQWLHDTLSRECARLGCSIQLGADNAFALRW
- a CDS encoding peroxiredoxin: MAIRIGDEAPDFTAESTEGTLRFHEWIGNHWAILFSHPKDFTPVCTTELGYMAKLKPEFDKRDTKIVGLSVDPVSDHRAWVGDIQETQGHAVNYPMIGDENLVVAKLYDMIHPNASGGARTAVDNATVRSVFIIGPDKKVKAMLVYPMSAGRNFDEVLRLLDSLQLNAKHTVATPVNWKPGEDVIIPTSVSDEEARKKYPQGFKTLKPYLRVVAQPR
- a CDS encoding LysR substrate-binding domain-containing protein: MFAALPLTALRTFESAARQLSFKAAAQELAVTPTAVSHQIKSLESWLGVPLFERLPRCVRLTEGGERLFHSLHGAFLDMAQTLDSLRPQRSTGSLTLSTTPAFAALWLIPRLGRFYAAHPGINLRLDTSTALLDLHQDASVDLVLRYGFADYPKLHSQCLLDERFAVYGAPALVASAEQTTPTLITVRWRNSALYDRSWKAWCAAAGEERLLEQATLREYDEEHYALQAAIAGQGLVLASSILVSESLDNGLLLPYRPEVTVPGAGYTALCVPGRERHPPVKAFFDWLSQEVG
- a CDS encoding FMN-dependent NADH-azoreductase, translated to MKKILAVQGSPRGERSHSRRLVEAFLQAYAAEQGDTQLLRREVGRADLPHISEAWIAAAFHPQPDQRPLAMQADLALSDELVDELFAADRLVISAPMYNFGIPSGLKAWVDQIVRIGRTFDFTPDDPESQYKPRVLGKKALIVTTRGDRGYGSGGVNAHLNHADVYLRAVLGLIGIIDVTVIAVENDEFGGLAFEASFRAAESALAELAARF
- a CDS encoding DMT family transporter codes for the protein MSWLFLLVAAVFEVVFALSMKYAAGFTRLWPSLLTVLAAVGGIYFLTLAMRELPVSIAYPLWTAVGTLGTVVLGALLLGESFTPVKLLSVALIVAGVAGLK
- a CDS encoding D-hexose-6-phosphate mutarotase, which produces MNSEKTTPQVERVELDELVCWRVRTEQAELLVAQQGAQVLSYQQHGEPPLIWLSEQAAYKKGQSVRGGVPVCWPWFGDLARNPPSVQAMHQGGRIGVPAHGPVRGLDWELLGIDTEDSAVRLDFTFSSAHDSLPGWPHAVELQLSIHLDDRLSLSLTSHNLGDTPVALSQALHTYFAVSDIRQASVEGLAGTHYIETLESWLPCQQSGALHFRGETDRIYLNTPAQLSILDPGWKRRIQLHTSGSHSAVLWNPWIDKAQRLSQFADDAWQRMLCIETANVLDDVLQLAAGEQQSMAVTLWAEPLSNG